From Streptomyces chrestomyceticus JCM 4735, one genomic window encodes:
- the pgsA gene encoding CDP-diacylglycerol--glycerol-3-phosphate 3-phosphatidyltransferase, whose product MTGVPASAAGGHHRPAPAVRTAGLWNIANVLTMVRLLLVPAFVMLLMHGDGYDPAWRSFAWAAFAIAMITDLFDGHLARQYNLVTDFGKIADPIADKAIMGAALVCLSILDDLPWWVTGVILFRELGITLMRFWVIKHGVIPASRGGKLKTLAQGTAVGMYVLVLTGPLASFRWWVMAVAVALTVVTGLDYVRQAVVLRRAGLAEARAVQAEQRARTAAEAHGDAPAGSTGAAGRSGAVADDGNSVR is encoded by the coding sequence ATGACCGGAGTCCCGGCTTCCGCGGCCGGTGGGCACCACCGCCCGGCGCCGGCCGTCCGGACGGCCGGGCTGTGGAACATCGCCAACGTCCTGACGATGGTGCGGCTGCTGCTCGTACCGGCTTTCGTGATGCTGCTGATGCACGGCGACGGCTACGACCCGGCCTGGCGCTCGTTCGCCTGGGCGGCGTTCGCCATCGCCATGATCACCGACCTGTTCGACGGCCATCTGGCGCGCCAGTACAACCTGGTCACCGACTTCGGGAAGATCGCCGACCCGATCGCGGACAAAGCGATCATGGGCGCGGCACTGGTCTGCCTGTCCATCCTGGACGATCTTCCCTGGTGGGTGACGGGCGTCATCCTCTTCCGTGAGCTGGGCATCACCCTGATGCGGTTCTGGGTGATCAAGCACGGGGTGATCCCCGCCAGCCGCGGCGGGAAGCTGAAGACCCTCGCGCAGGGCACCGCGGTCGGCATGTACGTGCTCGTGCTGACCGGGCCGCTGGCGTCGTTCCGGTGGTGGGTGATGGCGGTGGCCGTGGCGCTGACCGTCGTGACCGGGCTGGACTACGTACGGCAGGCGGTCGTCCTGCGACGGGCCGGGCTGGCCGAGGCGCGGGCCGTGCAGGCCGAGCAGCGGGCCAGGACGGCCGCCGAGGCGCACGGCGACGCCCCCGCCGGGAGCACGGGAGCCGCGGGCCGGTCCGGGGCCGTGGCGGACGACGGGAACTCCGTACGGTGA
- a CDS encoding CinA family protein, translating into MCADTGREAGDGEPAAETWSVAARALDALAARGQTLAVAESLTGGLVAGALTGVPGASRVFRGSVTAYATGLKRDILGVDGPLLEARGAVDAEVARQMARGVRRVLGAHWGIATTGVAGPDPQDGQPVGTVFVAAEGPGGAGGVLRLTLDGDRRRIRRDTVAAVLRLLVSQLTENAAAQDTEQRGEI; encoded by the coding sequence ATGTGCGCTGATACGGGCCGGGAGGCGGGCGACGGGGAGCCGGCAGCCGAGACGTGGTCCGTGGCGGCGCGGGCGCTCGACGCGCTCGCGGCGCGCGGGCAGACCCTGGCCGTGGCCGAATCGCTCACGGGCGGACTGGTGGCCGGAGCGCTGACCGGGGTACCCGGAGCCTCCCGGGTCTTCCGGGGCTCGGTGACGGCGTACGCGACCGGGCTCAAACGGGACATTCTCGGGGTCGACGGGCCGCTGCTCGAAGCGCGCGGAGCCGTGGACGCCGAGGTTGCCCGGCAGATGGCCCGTGGTGTAAGGCGTGTGCTGGGCGCGCACTGGGGTATCGCCACTACAGGGGTTGCCGGCCCTGACCCCCAGGACGGACAGCCCGTAGGCACCGTTTTCGTCGCGGCCGAGGGCCCCGGCGGAGCGGGCGGTGTGCTGCGCCTCACGCTGGACGGCGACCGCCGGCGGATCCGCCGGGACACGGTGGCGGCGGTGCTCCGGCTGCTGGTGAGCCAACTGACCGAGAACGCGGCGGCACAGGATACGGAACAACGGGGGGAAATTTGA